The following coding sequences lie in one Arachis hypogaea cultivar Tifrunner chromosome 4, arahy.Tifrunner.gnm2.J5K5, whole genome shotgun sequence genomic window:
- the LOC112797094 gene encoding protein trichome birefringence-like 34, with amino-acid sequence MKLAKVQPIVLVGGSNTWGIRNTFHSLLAILTTLLVISFIYIKQDNGTQLSSSSPPQEHEEMIDASQDDDTHHNNNVSSSKCDLFNGKWVFDNKSYPLYKDKECKFMSDQLACEKFGRKDLSYQNWRWKPNHCDLPRFNATALLERLRNKRLVFVGDSLNRGQWVSMVCLLHTSLSSSTHTSMHNTANASLNIWKVKEYNATIEHYWAPLLVESNSDDPVHHRVIERTVRVNAIEKHARYWTHADFIVFNTYLWWRRPLMNVLWGTFGDPNGVYKKVEMLRVYEMALRTWSDWLEVHVNRNKTQLFFVSMSPTHERAEEWGADKGDNCYKETEMITEDGYWGKGSDPKMMKVVENVVEDLKTRGLNVEILNITQLSEYRKEAHPSIYRKQWEPLTQKQIQDPNSYADCIHWCLPGVPDVWNEILYAYLFQQ; translated from the exons ATGAAATTGGCAAAGGTACAACCAATAGTACTAGTAGGGGGGAGCAACACTTGGGGAATTAGAAACACCTTTCATTCTCTTTTGGCCATTCTTACCACTCTTTTAGTCATTAGTTTCATTTATATAAAAcaagacaatggaacacagttatcatcatcatcaccaccccaagaacatgaagaaatgaTAGATGCCTCTCAGGATGATGACACTCATCATAATAATAATGTGTCATCATCAAAATGTGACTTGTTCAATGGGAAATGGGTTTTTGACAATAAGTCTTATCCATTATACAAAGATAAGGAATGCAAGTTCATGTCTGATCAATTGGCATGTGAGAAGTTTGGAAGGAAGGACTTGAGTTACCAGAATTGGAGGTGGAAGCCAAACCATTGTGATCTACCAAG GTTCAATGCCACAGCATTGCTTGAGAGGCTAAGGAACAAGAGGCTTGTGTTTGTGGGGGATTCACTCAACAGAGGCCAATGGGTTTCCATGGTTTGCCTTCTTCACACTTCCCTCTCATCATCAACTCACACTTCCATGCACAACACTGCTAATGCCTCTCTTAACATTTGGAAGGTCAAA GAATACAATGCAACAATTGAGCATTATTGGGCACCATTGCTAGTAGAATCAAACTCAGATGATCCAGTGCACCATAGAGTAATAGAAAGAACTGTGAGAGTGAATGCGATTGAGAAGCATGCTAGGTATTGGACTCATGCTGACTTTATTGTCTTCAACACTTACCTCTGGTGGAGAAGGCCTCTTATGAATGTTTT GTGGGGAACATTTGGAGACCCAAATGGAGTTTACAAAAAAGTGGAAATGCTAAGAGTTTATGAGATGGCATTGAGAACATGGTCAGATTGGTTGGAGGTCCATGTTAATCGTAACAAGACACAGTTATTTTTTGTTAGTATGTCACCAACTCATGAaag GGCTGAAGAATGGGGAGCAGATAAGGGTGACAATTGTTACAAAGAAACAGAAATGATCACAGAAGACGGGTATTGGGGTAAAGGGTCAGATCCAAAAATGATGAAAGTGGTGGAGAATGTGGTTGAAGACTTGAAAACAAGAGGGTTGAATGTTGAAATACTTAACATCACTCAGCTCTCAGAGTACAGAAAAGAAGCACACCCTTCTATATACAGAAAGCAGTGGGAGCCTCTAACACAAAAACAGATACAAGATCCAAATAGCTATGCAGATTGCATTCATTGGTGCCTTCCTGGAGTTCCTGATGTGTGGAATGAGATACTTTATGCCTATCTTTTCCAACAATga
- the LOC112797095 gene encoding uncharacterized protein, which yields MGENVEQVSTRSNSRVPTLCEECKSNPSKYKCPSCSIQSCSLPCVKAHKERTGCTGKRNQTQFVPLSKFDDNLLLSDYNLLEEVKRVAESSQRMRTKLGMYAYFKLPHYLKSLGSAARSRRTKLLFLPSGMSKRQKNQTRYDQRKKFISWTIEWHFHSTDVVLHDHGVNENTSFYSILEKHLKPGPWNHPLRQFCEEQPDRLKIFIRKYPKGPKSPFKELDMKAPIRQQLADVVILEFPVVFVFLPSHRIDFEVIKNVNQIDNKSLPKDSKDGQEPEGVSFREEEIEDDSTDPQVLDLMKNLESSTSNQVSTHNMIFEKAPTGSSDKPLFEEDTVGNPSHSSLKNKELKISEDMTFDFDQDLMDVYANLMADMNPDNFLDFDGEFSKKTDNEIGLIGTNGVLPVPEELEEGEIPE from the exons ATGGGAGAAAACGTAGAACAGGTCTCAACTAGAAGCAACTCCAGAGTCCCAACATTATGCGAAGAATGCAAATCTAACCCATCAAAATACAAGTGCCCCAGCTGTTCCATACAGTCATGCAGTCTTCCCTGTGTAAAAGCTCACAAAGAGCGAACTGGATGTACCGGCAAGAGGAACCAGACTCAATTTGTTCCTCTTTCCAAGTTTGATGACAACCTCCTACTATCTG ACTATAATTTGCTGGAAGAGGTAAAGAGGGTAGCTGAATCTTCTCAGAGAATGAGAACTAAATTGGGCATGTATGCATATTTTAAGTTACCTCATTACCTTAAAAGCCTGGGGAGCGCTGCTAGGAGTCGGAGAACCAAACTGCTGTTTCTTCCTAGCGGAATGTCAAAAAGACAGAAGAATCAAACTCGATATGACCAAAG GAAGAAATTCATATCTTGGACAATTGAATGGCATTTTCATTCAACGGATGTTGTTTTACATGACCACGG AGTCAATGAAAATACAAGCTTCTACTCCATTCTAGAAAAGCACCTCAAACCTGGTCCGTGGAATCACCCATTAAGGCAATTTTGTGAAGAGCAGCCGGATCGCCTCAAGATTTTCATTCGTAAATACCCAAAG GGTCCCAAGTCACCCTTCAAAGAGCTGGATATGAAAGCACCAATCAGACAGCAATTAGCCGATGTAGTCATTTTGGAGTTTCCCGTCGTGTTTGTTTTCTTGCCATCTCACAGAATTGATTTTGAAGTTATTAAGAATGTAAATCAGATAGATAATAAATCACTTCCAAAAGACAGCAAAGATGGCCAAGAGCCAGAAGGTGTATCATTTAGGGAGGAGGAGATAGAAGATGACTCCACAGATCCTCAGGTTTTGGATCTCATGAAGAACTTGGAGTCAAGTACATCAAATCAAGTGTCTACACATAATATGATTTTCGAGAAAGCACCAACAGGTTCATCGGATAAACCCCTGTTTGAAGAAGACACTGTGGGTAACCCTTCACATTCTTCACTGAAAAACAAGGAACTAAAAATCTCTGAAGACATGACATTTGACTTTGATCAAGATTTGATGGATGTCTATGCTAATCTAATGGCTGACATGAATCCAGACAACTTCCTTGATTTTGATGGTGAATTCTCCAAGAAAACAGACAATGAGATAGGTTTGATTGGTACCAATGGGGTATTGCCTGTGCCAGAGGAATTGGAGGAAGGGGAAATTCCAGAATAG
- the LOC112797092 gene encoding abscisic acid receptor PYL4, producing the protein MPPSLQTVPAAVSRHHTHAVSPNQCCSAVIQEIAAPLPTVWSIVRRFDNPQAYKHFVKTCHLVLGDGAAVGSLREVRVVSGLPAAVSTERLDLLDDRRHVIAFSMVGGDHRLSNYRSVTTLHRRSANRDVDEGTVVVESYVVDVPPGNTSEDTRVFVDTILRCNLQSLARFAENLGRTRSQYQR; encoded by the coding sequence ATGCCACCAAGTCTTCAAACCGTCCCAGCCGCCGTATCCCGCCACCACACGCATGCGGTTTCGCCCAACCAGTGCTGCTCCGCCGTCATCCAGGAGATCGCCGCCCCTCTTCCCACCGTGTGGTCCATCGTTCGCCGCTTCGATAACCCCCAAGCCTACAAGCATTTCGTCAAGACCTGCCACCTCGTCCTAGGTGACGGCGCCGCCGTAGGATCCCTCCGCGAGGTCCGCGTGGTCTCCGGCCTCCCCGCCGCCGTCAGCACAGAGCGCCTCGACCTCCTCGATGACCGCCGCCACGTAATCGCCTTCAGCATGGTTGGCGGCGACCACCGCCTCTCCAACTACCGCTCCGTCACAACTCTCCACCGCCGATCCGCCAACCGCGACGTCGATGAAGGTACGGTGGTCGTGGAGTCTTATGTGGTGGACGTACCGCCCGGGAACACCTCCGAGGACACGCGCGTTTTCGTTGACACCATTCTTCGGTGTAACCTTCAATCTCTCGCGAGATTTGCCGAGAATTTGGGAAGAACGAGATCGCAATATCAACGATAA